The following are encoded in a window of Brettanomyces bruxellensis chromosome 9, complete sequence genomic DNA:
- the BMH1 gene encoding 14-3-3 protein: MALSREDSVYLAKLAEQAERYEEMVENMKTVASSGQELSVEERNLLSVAYKNVIGARRASWRIVSSIEQKEEAKGNEHQVKLIRDYRSKIETELTNICDDILNVLKEHLIPTAQSGESKVFYYKMKGDYHRYLAEFATGEKRKEAADASLEAYKCASEVAVTELPPTHPIRLGLALNFSVFYYEIMNSPDRACHLAKQAFDDAIAELDTLSEESYKDSTLIMQLLRDNLTLWTSDMSEAGQDESNGEKTAEKADAAQQPVAEAQKPVAGDAPAAPAQQN, from the coding sequence atggCTTTATCACGTGAAGATTCCGTTTATTTGGCCAAATTGGCCGAGCAGGCTGAGAGATATGAGGAGATGGTTGAGAATATGAAGACCGTTGCTTCTTCTGGTCAAGAGTTATCTGTTGAGGAAAGAAACCTTTTGTCAGTTGCATACAAGAATGTGATTGGTGCCAGAAGAGCTTCATGGAGaattgtttcttctattgAGCAAAAGGAGGAGGCTAAAGGTAACGAACATCAGGTGAAGCTTATAAGGGATTACAgatcaaaaattgaaacTGAATTGACTAATATTTGCGACGATATTTTGAATGTGTTAAAGGAGCATTTAATTCCAACCGCACAATCTGGGGAATCAAAGGTGTTTTACTATAAGATGAAGGGTGACTATCACAGATATCTGGCTGAGTTTGCGACCGGTGAGAAGAGGAAGGAGGCTGCTGATGCTTCATTGGAGGCTTACAAATGTGCTTCTGAGGTTGCAGTCACCGAATTACCACCAACGCATCCAATTAGATTGGGACTAGCCTTGAACTTTTCCGTCTTTTACTACGAGATCATGAACTCTCCTGATAGAGCTTGTCATTTGGCTAAGCAGGCATTTGATGATGCTATAGCAGAACTTGATACGTTGTCCGAGGAATCGTATAAGGATTCCACGTTGATTATGCAGCTCTTAAGAGATAACTTGACATTGTGGACTTCGGACATGTCAGAAGCTGGTCAGGATGAGTCTAATGGTGAAAAGACTGCTGAGAAAGCAGATGCAGCTCAGCAGCCAGTTGCCGAGGCTCAGAAGCCAGTTGCCGGTGATGCTCCAGCTGCTC
- a CDS encoding uncharacterized protein (MEROPS:MER0064643), producing the protein MSLQISSKEAEVLLKQKNVLNEYVLEKYKLAGRISQTCVKYLVSLINNSYHLQKLKPYTAAELCILGDSYMKSALNDAYDLNVKEKGIAQPVTIDVNDVLEGYSPEVDDTKNITFHPGDVVTINVGCQIDGYTSRLAHTIVIYPPGLFHESTASLQPTGPLLGDSADAICATHIATETIIALLGCSLTPEKLPKTILANGHGNVTGSLIREITDSIAGSFHCIVVPGSKVRRIRRFLAGQAEGIVAERDFKGVVWSEADQEQELIRRSAEFVGDKSRQVLLFDKDRKSKSNENRAGTVPSDEFTISPGEVYTIDIRMAPVNAMEEPGIVTLEVLDEYSGKNNVEGELHPKPSIFLRDVAITYQLKLKSARRLLSRVDKLQPVYPFKLSEVSAHFPLNLSDVHSFGAQISNIHDDMKPDRLGLAEMINQRLVVPKPIWAVRFIPLKQVLKGTSSTGARGYDAENPTLPGMELPLPKLGISALQLKSSLKYAKKLPAARELNTIVIDETNKEILRLSGGIDACKPSWVHSNYQLTGLLAQCVSELNKLSQDPRFGLKIKVCEPLPFTN; encoded by the coding sequence ATGTCCCTTCAGATCTCATCAAAAGAGGCGGAGGTGCTcttaaagcaaaaaaacgTGCTCAATGAATATGTTTTGGAAAAATACAAGCTAGCGGGTCGAATCTCACAGACTTGTGTGAAGTACTTGGTCTCCCTAATCAATAATTCATATCATTTGCAAAAGTTGAAGCCTTATACAGCAGCTGAACTTTGTATTTTGGGTGACAGTTATATGAAGTCGGCATTAAATGACGCTTATGATCTTAATGTCAAAGAGAAAGGCATTGCTCAACCGGTGACCATTGATGTTAATGATGTGTTGGAAGGATATTCACCGGAAGTGGATGacacaaaaaatattacgTTCCATCCAGGGGATGTTGTGACCATTAACGTTGGATGTCAAATTGATGGATATACCTCTCGTTTGGCACATACTATCGTAATATATCCACCAGGACTATTTCATGAGAGCACTGCAAGCTTGCAACCAACTGGACCATTACTTGGAGATTCAGCTGATGCAATTTGTGCAACACACATTGCTACGGAAACAATTATTGCATTGTTAGGATGTTCATTAACACCAGAGAAGTTGCCTAAGACAATATTAGCCAATGGACATGGAAATGTCACAGGTTCTCTAATTAGGGAAATTACGGATTCTATTGCTGGATCATTTCATTGCATTGTTGTTCCTGGATCAAAAGTTCGTAGAATAAGGCGGTTTTTGGCTGGTCAGGCCGAAGGTATCGTTGCTGAGAGAGATTTTAAAGGTGTTGTCTGGTCTGAGGCTGACCAAGAGCaagaactaataagaagaTCTGCTGAATTTGTAGGGGACAAGAGCAGGcaagttcttctttttgataaggacagaaaatcaaagagTAATGAAAATCGTGCCGGAACTGTGCCCTCAGATGAATTTACCATATCTCCAGGTGAAGTTTACACAATCGATATAAGAATGGCTCCCGTCAATGCTATGGAAGAGCCTGGAATTGTCACTTTAGAAGTGTTGGATGAATACTcggggaaaaataatgtgGAAGGTGAGTTACATCCAAAACCATCAATTTTCTTGAGAGACGTCGCAATTACGTATCAGCTTAAGCTTAAAAGTGCGCGCCGCCTTTTATCAAGAGTGGATAAATTGCAACCGGTTTATCCTTTTAAACTTTCAGAAGTTTCAGCGCACTTTCCTCTTAATCTTTCAGATGTACATAGCTTTGGTGCtcaaatatcaaatattcaCGACGATATGAAGCCTGATAGATTGGGTTTGGCAGAGATGATAAATCAAAGATTAGTTGTTCCAAAGCCTATTTGGGCAGTGAGATTCATACCATTAAAGCAGGTTTTAAAGGGTACATCATCTACAGGTGCACGCGGCTATGATGCAGAAAATCCTACCCTCCCTGGTATGGAGCTTCCACTACCAAAACTTGGCATTTCGGCATTACAGTTAAAGTCTTCTTTGAAATACGCCAAGAAGCTTCCAGCTGCAAGAGAACTTAACACAATTGTTATTGACGaaacaaacaaagaaaTTCTTAGGTTGAGCGGTGGAATCGATGCTTGTAAGCCAAGCTGGGTTCATTCGAATTATCAGTTAACAGGTCTGTTGGCTCAATGTGTATCGGAGTTGAATAAATTATCACAAGATCCCCGTTTCGGTCTCAAAATTAAAGTTTGTGAACCGTTACCTTTTACTAATTAG
- the HEM1 gene encoding mitochondrial 5-aminolevulinate synthase (BUSCO:EOG09261NLR), with amino-acid sequence MESLARKSMSVCPFVRANSAASLRSMAQNSCLLKMAKHCPVMGPALKAEQRLEYSTSTKPAQARAAQAAIHAEPVENVAQLEGFKTNEKPFDYEAAVSEQLEAKRKDHSYRYFNNINRLAKEFPKAHREREDDKVMVWCSNDYLGMSKNKEVYETMVKTMQKYGVGSGGTRNIAGHNRHAIQLEAELAALHKKDGALVFSSCFVTNDAVLSLFGKKFPNGVIFSDQLNHASMITGIKNSRAKKHIFRHNDMKHLEELLSMYPKSTPKLIAFESVYSMCGSVSPISDICDLAEKYGAITFLDEVHAVGMYGPHGAGVAEHMDFDAHLKAGMNHPARRTVMDRVDLITGTLGKSFGVVGGYVAGSTQMIDWIRSFAPGFIFTTSLPPAVMSGLATSVRIVRRNLEDRVNQQKNVRYIKAQFANLGIPVIPNPSHIIPLLIGNPTDCKKASDILLNQYKIYVQAINFPSVPRGTERLRITPSPHHGKVISDQLIEAIDEIWNTLGLKRISDWASFGGNCGIGSSKHDSDEPLWTDDELKLTNNDLNRNVYDPVIKPLEVSSGIKL; translated from the coding sequence ATGGAGTCACTTGCAAGAAAATCCATGAGTGTTTGTCCCTTTGTCAGGGCAAACTCAGCTGCTTCCCTCCGCTCAATGGCTCAGAATTCCTGTCTATTAAAGATGGCCAAGCATTGCCCGGTGATGGGTCCAGCTTTGAAGGCTGAGCAAAGGCTTGAGTACTCAACAAGTACGAAGCCCGCTCAGGCAAGAGCTGCTCAAGCTGCCATTCATGCCGAGCCAGTAGAAAATGTTGCTCAACTTGAAGGTTTTAAAACTAATGAAAAGCCATTTGATTATGAAGCTGCAGTTTCAGAACAGCTTGAAGCTAAGAGAAAAGATCATTCTTATCGTTACTTTAATAACATTAATCGGTTAGCGAAAGAGTTCCCTAAGGCTCATAGGGAAcgtgaagatgataaagTTATGGTTTGGTGTTCTAATGATTATTTAGGAATGAGTAAGAACAAGGAGGTGTACGAAACCATGGTTAAGACGATGCAAAAGTATGGTGTTGGCTCTGGTGGTACGAGGAATATTGCAGGTCACAATAGACATGCAATTCAATTAGAGGCCGAATTAGCTGCTTTGCACAAAAAAGATGGTGCGCTggttttttcttcatgttTTGTGACTAATGATGCCGTATTGTCTTTGTTTGGAAAAAAGTTCCCAAATGGTGTCATATTCTCCGATCAGTTAAATCATGCATCGATGATCACCGGAATTAAGAATTCCAGGGCCAAGAAGCATATATTCAGACACAATGATATGAAACATTTGGAGGAGCTCCTTTCCATGTATCCGAAGTCAACACCTAAGCTCATTGCATTTGAGTCGGTCTACTCAATGTGTGGTTCTGTTTCTCCTATTTCCGATATATGTGATCTagctgaaaaatatggCGCAATTACATTTTTAGATGAAGTTCATGCGGTCGGTATGTACGGTCCTCATGGTGCAGGTGTTGCTGAACACATGGACTTTGATGCTCATTTGAAGGCTGGTATGAACCATCCTGCTCGTAGAACAGTGATGGATAGAGTGGATCTTATAACAGGTACCTTAGGTAAATCGTTTGGTGTTGTTGGAGGTTATGTTGCCGGATCAACGCAGATGATTGATTGGATTAGGTCATTTGCTCCtggctttattttcaccaCGTCATTACCACCAGCAGTTATGTCTGGTCTTGCCACTTCTGTTAGAATTGTTCGTAGGAACCTTGAGGATCGAGTTAATCAACAGAAGAATGTTCGTTACATTAAAGCACAATTTGCAAACTTGGGTATTCCAGTTATTCCAAACCCATCGCATATTATTCCACTTTTGATTGGCAATCCAACGGATTGTAAGAAAGCTTCTGACATTCTGCTTAATCAGTATAAGATATATGTTCAAGCTATTAACTTTCCAAGTGTCCCAAGGGGTACAGAACGTCTTAGAATTACACCTTCCCCTCATCATGGAAAGGTTATTAGTGACCAATTGATTGAGGCCATAGATGAGATTTGGAATACCCTGGGTTTGAAGAGAATTTCTGATTGGGCATCTTTTGGTGGTAATTGTGGTATCGGTAGCTCCAAACATGACTCTGATGAGCCTTTGTGGACCGATGATGAGTTGAAGTTAACTAATAACGATTTAAACCGTAATGTTTACGATCCAGTTATTAAACCGTTGGAAGTTTCATCTGGTATTAAGTTGTGA